In Bacillota bacterium, the sequence CAGCAGATCGCAGCCTTCGTTGGCGGCGGCTACCGCCTTGTAATGCTTGAATGCTTCGTTGACAAAGCCCAGGGCATCGCCCTGAAGGAGCAGGCTTTCGACGCACTTTTTGCCTCCGGCCACATACACAGCATCGTACATCACCGAAGATGTGGTCCACCAGTTGTGGCCTGCCTCCAACTCCTGTCCGTCTTCACTGGAGAGCATACCCTGGTGCTTGGAGACAAGCTCCACAACTACGTCGGCGGCCCGCAACTGGTCCATGACCTGGGAAACCTCTTGGTAATTGAAGCCGTTGTCGGCGAGGATTGCCACCCGCCGGGTGGCTGCAGACATCGGTGTATTCAGCTGGCTGACAGCCGGCGAGTTGTCGCTAACGCCGGTGCCCCCGGGCTGGGATGGTGGCTTGACGCCAATCCCCTGGGCAATCTGCTTGGCCAGTTCGCCATCGACGTTGTTGAACAGATGGACAATCTGCTCCCGGATACATTTATCCTTCACCTTGCCTACCTCAAAATGGAAGGCATCGATGATATGCTTTTTCTCCGGCTCGCTCATACTGTTCCAGAATAAAGTTGCCTGACTGAAGTGGTCCATAAAGCTTTGGCTGCGGGCGCGGATTTTCTTACCATCCACCTTCTCCGCGTAATGGACGTATCCGCCCTGGGCCTCCGGCGCCGGTGTCGGCGCGTTCTGCTGCAGGCTGTTGGGTGCGTAACTTACCTTCCCCCGATCAATGGTCATCCGGTGGTAGCCGTCCCGCTGGTTGTTATGGACCGGAGCCAACGGCCTGTTGATGGGAATCTCGTGGAAGTTGGGTCCGCCCAAACGGATGAGCTGGGTATCCATGTACGAGAAGAGGCGGCCCTGAAGCAGGGGATCGTTGGTGAAGTCAATTCCCGGCACCACATTGGCCGGGTGGAAAGCAACTTGCTCGGTCTCGGCGAAGAAATTGTCGGTGTTCCGATTCAGGACCATTTTGCCGATTTTCTGTACCGGCACAATCTCCTCGGGCCAGAACTTGGTGGCGTCGAGAATGTCGAAGTCGAAGTCAAACTCCTGACTTTCATCAATCATCTGCACGCCCAGTTCATATTCGGGATACTGGCCCATCTCAATGGCCTCCCAGAGATCGCGACGGTTGTAGTCAGGGTCCTTGCCCGCCAGCTTTTGGGCCTCATCCCAGACCAATGAGTGAACGCCTAACATAGGTTTCCAGTGGAATTTAACAAACCTTCCTTCGCCCTGCTCATTGACAAAGCGGAAGGTATTGACGCCGAACCCCTCCATCATCCGATAGCTGCGGGGAATCGCCCGGTCCGAGAGTAGCCACATGATCATCGGGGTAAGCTCCGGGGTGTTGGCGACAAAGTCCCAAAAGGTGTCATGGGCCGCCGAGGCCTGGGGCATCTCATTATGGGGCTCCGGCTTGATGGCATGGACGATGTCGGGGAATTTGATTGCATCGTGGATGAAAAATATCGGAATGTTATTGGCCACCAAGTCGTAATTGCCCTCTTCGGTATAGAACTTGGTGGCAAACCCCCGGACGTCCCGGACGGTATCTGCTGAGCCCCGAGACCCAACCACGGTGGAGAAGCGCACAAACACCGGGGTCTTCTTAGCCGGATCCTGGAGAAAACCAGCTTTAGTGTAGGTCGCCATCGACTCATAGGGCTGAAAATAACCATGGGCGCCAAAGCCCCGGGCGTGGACAACCCGCTCGGGAATCCGCTCGTGATCAAAATGGGTCATCTTCTCCCGGAAGTGGAAGTCCTCCATCAATGTCGGGCCGCGCTCGCCTACCTTC encodes:
- a CDS encoding catalase; translation: MDKVQKEQTEITDKTKIEQLTQFRADHAGEKLTTNQGLRVSHTDDSLKVGERGPTLMEDFHFREKMTHFDHERIPERVVHARGFGAHGYFQPYESMATYTKAGFLQDPAKKTPVFVRFSTVVGSRGSADTVRDVRGFATKFYTEEGNYDLVANNIPIFFIHDAIKFPDIVHAIKPEPHNEMPQASAAHDTFWDFVANTPELTPMIMWLLSDRAIPRSYRMMEGFGVNTFRFVNEQGEGRFVKFHWKPMLGVHSLVWDEAQKLAGKDPDYNRRDLWEAIEMGQYPEYELGVQMIDESQEFDFDFDILDATKFWPEEIVPVQKIGKMVLNRNTDNFFAETEQVAFHPANVVPGIDFTNDPLLQGRLFSYMDTQLIRLGGPNFHEIPINRPLAPVHNNQRDGYHRMTIDRGKVSYAPNSLQQNAPTPAPEAQGGYVHYAEKVDGKKIRARSQSFMDHFSQATLFWNSMSEPEKKHIIDAFHFEVGKVKDKCIREQIVHLFNNVDGELAKQIAQGIGVKPPSQPGGTGVSDNSPAVSQLNTPMSAATRRVAILADNGFNYQEVSQVMDQLRAADVVVELVSKHQGMLSSEDGQELEAGHNWWTTSSVMYDAVYVAGGKKCVESLLLQGDALGFVNEAFKHYKAVAAANEGCDLLAVSGIRDVAMAGPESSGDVVTELGVVTVRDTKDLGGLAQEFIKAIGQHRHWARQHQAEMTPA